Proteins encoded together in one Yersinia mollaretii ATCC 43969 window:
- the argB gene encoding acetylglutamate kinase has translation MNPLVIKLGGVLLDSEEALERLFTALVTYREKHERPLVIMHGGGCLVDELMKKLALPVVKKNGLRVTPADQIDIITGALAGTANKTLLSWAVKHQINAVGLCLGDGNTVSVTPLDAELGHVGKAQPGSPALVQTLLAADYMPIISSIGITADGKLMNVNADQAATALAATLGADLILLSDVSGILDGKGQRIAEMTAQKAEQLIAQGIITDGMIVKVNAALDAARSLGRPVDIASWRHADQLPALFNGVPIGTRILA, from the coding sequence ATGAACCCGTTGGTCATTAAATTAGGTGGCGTGTTGCTGGACAGCGAAGAAGCGCTGGAACGCCTGTTTACTGCATTGGTGACCTATCGTGAGAAGCATGAGCGCCCGCTTGTGATTATGCACGGTGGTGGCTGTCTGGTAGATGAGCTGATGAAAAAACTCGCGCTGCCAGTGGTGAAGAAAAACGGCTTGCGGGTCACTCCGGCTGACCAGATTGATATTATCACTGGCGCACTGGCGGGAACCGCCAACAAAACGCTGCTCTCTTGGGCGGTGAAACACCAGATCAATGCTGTGGGCCTCTGTCTGGGCGATGGCAATACAGTTTCGGTGACACCACTGGATGCAGAGCTGGGGCATGTAGGGAAAGCGCAACCCGGCTCACCCGCCTTGGTGCAAACCCTGCTGGCAGCGGATTACATGCCAATCATCAGCTCAATTGGTATTACCGCAGATGGCAAATTGATGAATGTGAATGCCGATCAGGCTGCAACCGCACTGGCGGCGACACTGGGGGCCGATCTGATTTTGCTCTCTGACGTGAGCGGTATTCTGGATGGCAAAGGCCAGCGGATTGCAGAAATGACCGCCCAGAAAGCCGAGCAATTAATTGCTCAGGGCATTATTACTGATGGCATGATTGTTAAAGTGAATGCCGCGCTGGATGCCGCTCGCTCATTGGGTCGCCCAGTGGATATCGCCAGTTGGCGTCATGCAGATCAATTGCCGGCGCTGTTTAATGGTGTGCCGATTGGGACGCGGATTCTGGCGTAA
- the argC gene encoding N-acetyl-gamma-glutamyl-phosphate reductase has protein sequence MLNTLIVGASGYAGAELTAYLNRHPHMNITALAVSAQSTDAGKLLSDLHPQLKSIIDLPLQPLVDVAQAAKGVDVVFLATAHEVSHDLAPQFLAAGCVVFDLSGAFRVQDANFYSQYYGFEHQHADWLDKAVYGLAEWQAEEIKQAQLIAVPGCYPTASQLALKPLVEGGLLNQAQWPVINAVSGVSGAGRKASIGNSFCEVSLQPYGLFNHRHQPEIVAHLGTPVIFTPHLGNFARGILATITCRLNAGVTAEDIAEAYHNAYQDKPLVRLYQQGVPALKAVVGLPFCDIGFSVQGEHLIIVATEDNLLKGAAAQAVQCMNIRFGFTETQSLL, from the coding sequence ATGCTAAATACGCTAATTGTTGGTGCCAGCGGCTATGCCGGAGCGGAACTTACGGCTTACCTCAATCGTCACCCACATATGAACATAACCGCTTTAGCGGTTTCAGCGCAAAGTACAGATGCAGGAAAATTACTGTCCGACCTGCATCCGCAACTCAAAAGCATCATTGATCTTCCGCTGCAACCCTTGGTAGACGTGGCGCAGGCGGCAAAAGGCGTTGATGTGGTGTTCCTCGCCACCGCCCATGAAGTCAGCCATGATTTGGCTCCGCAGTTTTTAGCGGCGGGCTGCGTGGTGTTTGATCTCTCTGGCGCATTCCGGGTTCAGGACGCTAATTTTTATAGCCAATACTACGGTTTTGAACACCAGCACGCTGATTGGTTGGACAAAGCGGTTTATGGGCTGGCTGAATGGCAGGCCGAAGAAATTAAGCAGGCCCAATTGATTGCGGTTCCCGGCTGCTATCCAACCGCTTCACAATTGGCATTGAAGCCACTGGTCGAGGGCGGTTTACTCAATCAGGCGCAATGGCCTGTGATTAACGCCGTCAGTGGCGTTAGCGGGGCGGGGCGTAAGGCCAGCATCGGCAACAGTTTTTGCGAAGTGAGCTTGCAGCCGTATGGCCTGTTTAATCACCGTCATCAGCCGGAGATTGTTGCTCACCTTGGCACCCCCGTGATTTTCACCCCGCACTTGGGCAATTTCGCGCGCGGCATTTTGGCGACCATCACTTGCCGCCTGAACGCCGGTGTCACGGCGGAAGATATCGCCGAGGCGTACCATAACGCGTATCAAGATAAGCCGCTGGTGCGGTTATATCAGCAAGGCGTACCGGCGCTTAAAGCGGTCGTCGGCCTGCCTTTCTGTGACATTGGTTTCTCAGTGCAGGGCGAGCATTTAATCATTGTTGCGACGGAAGATAACCTGCTGAAAGGTGCTGCGGCACAGGCGGTACAATGCATGAATATCCGTTTTGGCTTTACGGAAACTCAGTCCCTATTGTGA
- the argE gene encoding acetylornithine deacetylase: MKLPPFIELYRALIATPSISATDSALDQSNEALINLLAGWFADLGFRIEIQPVPDTRHKFNLLASIGEGNGGLLLAGHTDTVPYDEGRWTRDPFTLTEHDNKLYGLGTADMKGFFAFILDAVRDIDASKLSKPLYILATADEETTMAGARYFAASTQLRPDFAIIGEPTSLQPVRAHKGHISSAIRITGQSGHSSDPARGVNAIDLMHESITELMKLRTTLQTRYNNPAFAIPYPTMNFGHISGGDAANRICACCELHMDIRPLPGLTLSDLDELMTEALAPVSQRWPGRLSIDELHPPIPGYECPTDHHMVGVIEKLLGERTAVVNYCTEAPFIQQICPTLVLGPGSINQAHQPDEFIDMAFIEPTRELIGQLVDHFCQQK; this comes from the coding sequence ATGAAATTACCTCCATTTATTGAGCTGTATCGGGCGTTAATCGCCACGCCATCGATCAGCGCGACCGATAGCGCCCTCGATCAAAGCAATGAGGCGTTAATCAACTTGTTAGCCGGATGGTTTGCCGATTTGGGTTTTCGTATTGAAATCCAACCCGTACCCGATACACGCCACAAATTTAATCTATTAGCCAGCATCGGCGAAGGCAATGGCGGATTACTGCTAGCGGGTCATACCGACACCGTCCCTTACGATGAGGGGCGCTGGACGCGTGATCCCTTCACGCTGACCGAGCACGACAATAAGTTATATGGTTTGGGCACTGCCGACATGAAAGGCTTTTTTGCTTTTATTCTCGATGCGGTGCGCGATATCGACGCCAGCAAGCTGAGTAAACCGCTCTATATTCTGGCGACCGCCGATGAAGAGACGACCATGGCAGGCGCGCGCTACTTTGCCGCCTCTACCCAATTGCGCCCTGACTTTGCCATTATTGGCGAGCCAACCTCACTGCAACCGGTGCGGGCGCACAAAGGGCATATCTCCAGCGCGATCCGCATTACTGGCCAGTCCGGTCATTCCAGTGATCCCGCGCGCGGCGTCAATGCGATTGATTTGATGCATGAATCCATTACCGAGCTAATGAAGCTGCGCACCACACTGCAAACGCGTTATAACAACCCAGCTTTTGCTATCCCTTATCCGACGATGAATTTCGGTCATATCAGTGGCGGTGATGCAGCAAACCGTATCTGTGCTTGCTGTGAATTACATATGGATATACGCCCGTTGCCGGGTCTGACATTAAGTGATCTGGATGAGTTGATGACTGAAGCGCTAGCGCCAGTCAGCCAGCGCTGGCCGGGCCGCCTGAGCATTGATGAACTGCATCCGCCGATTCCTGGCTATGAATGCCCGACAGATCACCATATGGTGGGGGTTATCGAAAAATTATTGGGTGAGCGCACGGCGGTGGTGAACTACTGCACCGAAGCGCCATTTATCCAGCAAATTTGCCCAACATTGGTATTGGGGCCAGGCTCAATCAATCAGGCCCACCAGCCGGATGAGTTTATTGATATGGCCTTTATCGAACCAACCCGCGAGCTGATTGGTCAGTTAGTTGACCATTTCTGCCAACAGAAATAA
- the ppc gene encoding phosphoenolpyruvate carboxylase, protein MNEQYSAMRSNVSMLGKLLGDTIKEALGEHILDRVETIRKLSKSSRAGNEASRQELLTTLQNLSNDELLPVARAFSQFLNLTNTAEQYHSISPHGEAASNPEALAQLFTRLKDKKLSEQDMRSAVDELSIELVLTAHPTEITRRTLIHKLVEVNTCLSQLDHNDLADYERNKIMRRLRQLVAQSWHTDEIRKIRPSPVDEAKWGFAVVENSLWEGVPAFLREFNEQLQNSLDYRLPVEAVPIRFTSWMGGDRDGNPNVTAEITRHVLLLSRWKATDLFLRDIQVLVSELSMSECTPELRELAGGDEIPEPYRELMKRVRTQLTNTQVYLEKRLKGERVLPPTDLLVSNDQLWDPLYACYQSLKACGMEIIANGQLLDTLRRVRCFGVPLVRIDVRQESTRHTDAIAELTRYLGLGDYESWSEADKQAFLIRELNSKRPLVPLKWEPSADTQEVLETCRVIAEAPEGSIAAYVISMAKVPSDVLAVHLLLKEAGCPFTLPVAPLFETLDDLNNADDVMTQLLNIDWYRGLIQGKQMVMIGYSDSAKDAGVMAASWAQYRAQDSLIKTCEKAGITLTLFHGRGGSIGRGGAPAHAALLSQPPGSLKGGLRVTEQGEMIRFKFGLPEVTISSLALYAGAILEANLLPPPEPKKEWVEVMDILSNASCDMYRGYVRENPEFVPYFRSATPELELGKLPLGSRPAKRRPNGGVESLRAIPWIFAWTQNRLMLPAWLGAGAGLQKAIDAGKRDVLATMCRDWPFFSTRIGMLEMVFAKADLWLAEYYDQRLVDKSLWPLGQQLRDQLAADINVVLAIANDDHLMADLPWIAESIALRNVYTDPLNVLQAELLHRSRQQEHPDARVEQALMVTIAGVAAGMRNTG, encoded by the coding sequence ATGAACGAACAATATTCCGCAATGCGAAGTAACGTCAGTATGCTCGGCAAACTACTCGGGGATACCATCAAGGAAGCGCTCGGCGAACACATTCTTGATCGAGTAGAAACCATCCGTAAATTATCCAAATCTTCGCGTGCTGGTAATGAAGCGAGCCGTCAGGAGTTGTTGACGACACTGCAAAATCTCTCCAACGACGAGCTGCTGCCGGTGGCCCGTGCTTTTAGCCAATTCCTCAATCTGACGAATACGGCGGAGCAATACCACAGCATTTCGCCACACGGTGAAGCGGCAAGTAACCCGGAAGCCCTGGCCCAACTGTTCACCCGCTTAAAAGACAAAAAACTGAGCGAGCAAGATATGCGTAGCGCGGTTGATGAGTTATCCATCGAACTGGTGCTGACCGCTCACCCAACCGAGATTACCCGCCGCACCCTGATCCATAAACTGGTGGAAGTGAATACCTGCCTGAGCCAGTTGGATCACAATGATTTAGCCGATTACGAACGCAACAAGATCATGCGTCGTTTGCGGCAGTTGGTTGCACAATCATGGCATACCGACGAAATTCGTAAAATTCGCCCCTCCCCAGTGGATGAAGCCAAATGGGGCTTTGCCGTGGTCGAAAACAGCTTATGGGAAGGGGTGCCCGCGTTCTTGCGCGAGTTTAACGAGCAGTTGCAAAACTCCCTCGACTACCGCTTGCCAGTAGAAGCCGTGCCGATTCGCTTTACGTCATGGATGGGCGGCGACCGCGACGGTAACCCGAATGTGACCGCTGAAATCACCCGCCATGTGCTGCTGCTTAGCCGCTGGAAAGCCACCGATCTGTTCCTGCGTGATATTCAAGTGCTGGTGTCAGAGCTATCGATGTCGGAATGCACGCCGGAACTGCGTGAGCTGGCGGGTGGCGACGAGATACCGGAACCTTATCGCGAGCTGATGAAGCGCGTCCGTACCCAGTTGACCAACACTCAGGTTTACTTAGAAAAACGCCTGAAAGGCGAGCGTGTCTTGCCACCGACTGATTTGCTGGTTAGCAATGACCAACTGTGGGACCCGCTCTACGCCTGCTATCAATCACTGAAAGCCTGCGGCATGGAGATTATTGCCAACGGCCAGTTGTTGGATACCCTGCGCCGGGTTCGCTGCTTTGGCGTGCCATTGGTGCGTATCGATGTGCGCCAAGAAAGTACTCGCCACACCGATGCCATTGCTGAGCTAACCCGCTATCTGGGCCTCGGCGATTATGAGAGCTGGTCTGAAGCGGACAAACAAGCCTTCCTGATCCGCGAATTGAACTCCAAGCGCCCACTGGTCCCACTGAAATGGGAACCGAGCGCTGATACACAAGAAGTGCTGGAAACCTGTCGGGTGATCGCCGAAGCGCCGGAAGGCTCTATCGCGGCCTATGTTATCTCGATGGCGAAAGTGCCATCGGATGTACTGGCGGTGCATTTGCTGCTGAAAGAGGCGGGCTGCCCGTTCACCCTGCCAGTGGCCCCACTGTTCGAAACCCTTGATGACCTGAACAACGCCGATGACGTGATGACGCAGTTGCTGAACATCGATTGGTATCGCGGCCTGATTCAAGGCAAGCAGATGGTGATGATTGGCTATTCTGACTCGGCGAAAGATGCCGGTGTGATGGCGGCTTCTTGGGCGCAATATCGCGCACAGGATTCGTTGATCAAAACCTGCGAGAAAGCAGGGATCACCCTGACGCTGTTCCATGGCCGTGGCGGTTCTATTGGTCGTGGTGGCGCACCTGCTCACGCCGCACTGCTCTCTCAGCCTCCAGGTAGCCTGAAAGGTGGCTTACGTGTGACGGAGCAAGGCGAGATGATTCGCTTTAAGTTTGGTCTGCCGGAAGTCACCATCAGCAGTCTGGCGCTCTATGCTGGCGCGATTCTGGAAGCCAATCTGCTCCCACCACCGGAACCAAAGAAAGAGTGGGTTGAGGTGATGGATATTCTGTCGAACGCATCCTGCGATATGTATCGCGGCTATGTGCGCGAAAATCCAGAGTTCGTCCCTTACTTCCGCTCCGCCACCCCAGAGCTGGAATTAGGCAAGCTGCCGTTGGGTTCACGGCCAGCCAAACGTCGCCCAAATGGCGGTGTGGAGAGCTTGCGGGCGATTCCGTGGATCTTCGCCTGGACACAAAACCGTCTGATGCTACCTGCCTGGTTAGGTGCCGGGGCTGGGTTGCAGAAAGCGATTGATGCTGGCAAGCGCGATGTCCTCGCCACCATGTGCCGTGACTGGCCGTTCTTCTCGACCCGTATCGGCATGCTGGAGATGGTGTTCGCCAAAGCCGATTTGTGGCTGGCAGAGTATTATGATCAGCGTTTAGTGGATAAATCTTTGTGGCCGTTGGGTCAGCAACTGCGTGATCAATTGGCAGCGGACATTAACGTGGTGCTGGCGATTGCCAATGATGATCACTTGATGGCTGATTTGCCGTGGATTGCGGAGTCTATCGCGTTACGTAACGTGTACACCGACCCGCTGAACGTCTTGCAAGCAGAGCTGTTGCACCGTTCGCGTCAGCAAGAGCACCCCGATGCCCGTGTTGAGCAGGCGTTAATGGTGACCATCGCGGGTGTCGCGGCGGGAATGCGCAATACTGGCTAG
- the fpr gene encoding ferredoxin--NADP(+) reductase codes for MAEWVSGKITHVEHWTDALFSIRVSAPVDPFTAGQFAKLALDINGERVQRAYSYVNAPSDDNLEFYLVTVPEGKLSPRLDQLAVGDEVMVTKQAAGFFVLEEIPDCDTLWMLATGTAIGPYLSILQEGRDLERFKHVVLVHAARFARDLSYLPLMQQLEQRYNGKLRIQTVVSRERSPGSLTGRVPALIENGSLEAAVGLNIDAKDSHVMLCGNPQMVRDTQQLLKEQREMRKHLRRKPGHMTSEQYW; via the coding sequence ATGGCTGAATGGGTTAGTGGCAAGATTACTCACGTCGAGCACTGGACAGACGCGCTGTTCAGTATTCGGGTCAGTGCACCCGTCGATCCCTTTACTGCGGGTCAATTTGCCAAGCTGGCATTAGATATTAACGGCGAGCGGGTGCAGCGGGCCTACTCTTACGTCAATGCCCCGAGTGACGACAATCTGGAGTTCTATCTGGTCACGGTGCCGGAAGGAAAACTCAGCCCACGGTTAGATCAACTGGCGGTGGGCGATGAAGTGATGGTGACCAAGCAGGCTGCTGGCTTCTTTGTGCTGGAAGAGATACCGGATTGCGATACCTTATGGATGCTGGCAACGGGCACCGCTATTGGCCCCTATCTCTCTATCTTGCAGGAGGGGCGCGATCTGGAGCGCTTTAAGCATGTGGTGTTAGTTCATGCCGCACGTTTTGCCCGTGATCTCAGCTACTTGCCATTGATGCAACAGCTAGAACAGCGCTATAACGGCAAGTTGCGTATCCAGACGGTGGTGAGTCGCGAGCGCTCTCCCGGTTCGTTGACGGGCAGGGTACCCGCATTGATTGAAAATGGCTCACTGGAGGCGGCGGTGGGGTTGAACATTGATGCGAAGGACAGTCATGTGATGCTGTGCGGTAACCCGCAAATGGTGCGAGACACCCAGCAATTACTGAAAGAGCAACGCGAAATGCGTAAACATTTGCGCCGTAAACCGGGGCATATGACCAGCGAACAGTACTGGTAG
- the emrD gene encoding multidrug efflux MFS transporter EmrD yields MKKIENFHLLVMLILLVAVGQMAQTIYVPVIADIARDLSVRTGVVQRVMAAYLLTYGFSQLIYGPLSDRIGRRPVILAGMMIFMLGALGAWLAGSLAMLVAASALQGMGTGVAGVMARTMPRDLYSGSTLRYANSMLNMGILVSPLMAPVIGGVLASLFGWRACYAFLLFLCGGVAFCMFRWLPETRPQQTEKRRMLASFRLLLSDRAFSCYLVMLIGALAGIAVFEASAGVLMGGVLGLSGVTVSILFILPIPAAFFGAWYAGRDGKSFHSLMWHSVISCLLAGLMMWIPGWFGVMNIWTLVIPAALFFFGAGMLFPLATTGAMEPFPYLAGAAGALVGGLQNVGSGLATWLSAMLPQTGQFSLGLLMFAMAILILLCWWPLSHRMQPQEHRV; encoded by the coding sequence ATGAAAAAAATAGAGAATTTTCACCTGCTGGTGATGTTAATCCTGTTAGTTGCCGTGGGTCAGATGGCGCAGACAATCTATGTGCCGGTTATCGCGGATATCGCCCGTGATTTATCCGTGCGTACCGGTGTGGTACAGCGCGTGATGGCGGCCTATTTGTTGACCTATGGCTTCTCACAACTGATTTATGGCCCGCTATCAGACCGGATTGGCCGTCGCCCCGTCATTCTGGCGGGCATGATGATTTTTATGTTAGGCGCATTGGGGGCATGGCTGGCAGGTAGCCTGGCCATGCTGGTGGCAGCCAGCGCTTTGCAAGGCATGGGGACGGGAGTTGCGGGTGTGATGGCGCGAACCATGCCTCGGGATCTCTACTCCGGCTCCACATTACGTTACGCCAACAGCATGTTAAACATGGGGATTCTGGTTAGCCCGCTCATGGCTCCAGTGATTGGCGGGGTGCTGGCGAGTCTGTTTGGCTGGCGCGCTTGCTACGCATTTCTGCTGTTTTTATGCGGCGGCGTGGCATTTTGTATGTTCCGCTGGCTGCCGGAAACCCGTCCGCAGCAGACTGAAAAACGGCGAATGCTCGCCAGCTTCCGTCTGTTGTTATCTGACCGCGCCTTTAGCTGCTATCTGGTGATGCTGATTGGCGCACTGGCTGGAATTGCGGTCTTTGAGGCCAGTGCTGGCGTGTTAATGGGCGGCGTGCTTGGGCTGAGTGGGGTAACCGTCAGTATTCTGTTTATCCTGCCAATTCCAGCGGCATTCTTTGGCGCATGGTATGCCGGTCGCGACGGTAAAAGCTTCCACAGTCTGATGTGGCATTCAGTGATCAGTTGCCTGCTGGCAGGGTTGATGATGTGGATACCGGGCTGGTTTGGCGTGATGAATATCTGGACGCTAGTCATTCCGGCAGCACTATTCTTCTTTGGGGCGGGGATGTTATTCCCACTGGCAACCACCGGAGCAATGGAGCCATTCCCTTATCTGGCAGGTGCGGCAGGGGCACTGGTCGGCGGGCTACAGAATGTGGGGTCAGGATTGGCGACATGGTTGTCCGCTATGCTGCCGCAGACCGGGCAATTTAGTCTGGGGTTGCTGATGTTCGCCATGGCGATATTGATTTTGCTCTGCTGGTGGCCGTTATCCCATCGGATGCAGCCACAAGAACACCGCGTTTAA
- the glpX gene encoding class II fructose-bisphosphatase — MKRELAIEFSRVTEAAALAGYKWLGRGDKNAADGAAVRAMRIMLNQVNIDGQIVIGEGEIDEAPMLFIGERVGTGQGDAVDIAVDPIEGTRMTAMGQANALAVLAVGDKGTFLHAPDMYMEKLVVGPGAKGAIDLNLSLEQNLRNVASKLNKPLVDLTVITLAKPRHDGIIAEMQQLGVKVFAIPDGDVAASILTCMPESEVDVMYCIGGAPEGVISAAVIRALDGDMQGRLLPRHQVKGDNEDNRRIGEQELARCKSMGIEAGKVLLLGDMARNDNVIFSATGITKGDLLEGIYRKGNMATTETLLIRGKSRTIRRIRSTHFLDRKDPSLHEFLL; from the coding sequence ATGAAACGTGAATTAGCCATCGAGTTCTCCCGTGTTACCGAAGCTGCCGCGCTAGCAGGTTATAAGTGGCTGGGTCGGGGCGATAAAAATGCCGCCGACGGCGCTGCGGTACGGGCTATGCGCATTATGCTCAATCAGGTCAATATCGATGGGCAGATTGTTATCGGTGAAGGCGAAATTGATGAAGCACCGATGCTGTTTATCGGTGAGCGCGTCGGTACGGGGCAAGGGGATGCTGTTGATATTGCGGTTGATCCCATTGAAGGCACCCGCATGACCGCCATGGGGCAGGCCAATGCGTTGGCGGTGTTGGCGGTGGGCGATAAAGGCACATTTTTACATGCGCCGGATATGTATATGGAGAAGCTGGTGGTTGGCCCCGGTGCGAAAGGCGCTATCGACCTTAACCTGTCGCTCGAGCAAAACCTGCGTAATGTTGCCAGCAAGCTGAATAAACCGTTAGTTGATTTAACCGTGATCACGCTAGCCAAACCGCGTCATGACGGCATCATTGCTGAAATGCAGCAACTGGGCGTTAAAGTCTTCGCCATTCCAGATGGCGATGTCGCGGCATCCATTTTAACCTGTATGCCAGAGAGCGAAGTGGATGTGATGTACTGCATCGGCGGTGCACCTGAAGGGGTGATTTCGGCTGCGGTGATTCGTGCATTAGACGGCGATATGCAAGGCCGTTTGTTGCCGCGCCATCAAGTGAAGGGGGATAACGAAGATAACCGTCGAATCGGTGAGCAAGAGCTGGCGCGCTGTAAATCCATGGGCATCGAAGCAGGTAAAGTTCTGTTATTGGGGGATATGGCGCGCAATGACAATGTCATTTTCTCCGCCACCGGAATTACCAAAGGTGATCTGCTGGAGGGGATTTACCGCAAAGGGAACATGGCGACCACCGAAACACTACTGATCCGGGGCAAATCTCGGACCATTCGCCGCATCCGTTCCACCCATTTCTTGGATCGCAAAGACCCGTCACTGCACGAATTCTTACTGTAA
- the glpK gene encoding glycerol kinase GlpK, translating into MTTENTTPKKYIVALDQGTTSSRAVVLDHDANIVSVSQREFTQIYPKAGWVEHDPMEIWATQSSTLVEVLAKAGISSDEIAGIGITNQRETTIVWDKATGKPVYNAIVWQCRRTADICEKLKKEGLEEYIRHNTGLVVDPYFSGTKVKWILDNVEGARDRAERGELLFGTVDTWLVWNMTQGRVHVTDYTNASRTMMFNIRTKEWDERMLAALNIPRAMLPEVRPSSEVYGQTNIGGKGGTRIPIAGIAGDQQAALFGQLCVQPGMAKNTYGTGCFLLMNTGEEAVQSNHGLLTTIACGPRGEVNYALEGAVFIGGASIQWLRDELKLISDATDSEYFATKVKDSNGVYVVPAFTGLGAPYWDPYARGAIFGLTRGVNSNHIIRATLESIAYQTRDVLDAMQADSGARLKSLRVDGGAVANNFLMQFQADILGTRVERPAVRESTALGAAFLAGLATGFWNDLDEVKSKATIEREFRPGIETTERDFRYKGWKKAVARAQAWEDHEE; encoded by the coding sequence ATGACAACTGAAAATACGACTCCAAAAAAATATATTGTTGCGCTTGATCAGGGTACCACCAGCTCCAGAGCGGTGGTGCTGGATCATGATGCTAATATCGTGAGTGTGTCTCAGCGCGAATTCACCCAGATTTACCCGAAAGCGGGTTGGGTCGAACATGATCCCATGGAGATCTGGGCAACCCAAAGTTCGACTCTGGTTGAGGTGCTGGCAAAAGCGGGTATCAGTTCTGATGAGATAGCTGGCATCGGCATCACTAACCAACGCGAAACCACCATTGTTTGGGATAAAGCGACCGGCAAACCGGTGTATAACGCCATTGTCTGGCAATGTCGCCGCACTGCTGATATCTGCGAAAAATTGAAGAAAGAGGGGCTGGAAGAGTACATCCGCCACAACACGGGCTTAGTCGTTGACCCTTACTTCTCTGGCACCAAAGTGAAATGGATCCTCGATAACGTGGAAGGCGCGCGTGACCGTGCTGAGCGCGGCGAGTTGCTGTTTGGTACAGTGGATACTTGGCTGGTGTGGAACATGACACAGGGCCGTGTACACGTTACGGATTACACCAACGCATCACGTACCATGATGTTTAATATCCGCACCAAAGAGTGGGATGAACGTATGCTGGCGGCGCTGAATATCCCGCGTGCCATGCTGCCTGAAGTTCGCCCATCCTCTGAAGTCTACGGTCAGACCAATATCGGGGGTAAAGGTGGCACGCGTATTCCTATCGCGGGGATCGCGGGTGACCAACAAGCGGCGCTGTTCGGCCAGCTTTGTGTACAACCGGGTATGGCGAAAAACACCTACGGCACGGGCTGCTTCCTGCTGATGAATACTGGTGAAGAAGCGGTTCAGTCTAACCATGGGCTGCTGACCACTATCGCCTGTGGCCCGCGCGGTGAAGTTAACTATGCACTGGAGGGCGCGGTGTTTATTGGCGGTGCCTCTATCCAATGGCTGCGTGATGAGCTGAAACTGATCAGTGATGCTACCGACTCCGAATACTTCGCGACTAAAGTGAAAGACAGCAATGGCGTCTATGTCGTGCCTGCCTTTACTGGCTTAGGTGCTCCTTATTGGGACCCGTATGCCCGTGGTGCAATTTTCGGTCTGACGCGTGGTGTGAACAGCAACCATATTATCCGCGCAACACTGGAGTCGATTGCATACCAAACTCGTGACGTACTGGATGCGATGCAAGCGGATTCCGGTGCCCGCCTGAAATCACTGCGTGTCGATGGCGGCGCGGTGGCGAACAACTTCCTGATGCAGTTCCAAGCCGACATTCTGGGCACGCGTGTTGAGCGCCCGGCTGTGCGTGAAAGCACCGCGTTGGGTGCGGCATTCTTGGCAGGTCTGGCGACAGGCTTCTGGAATGATCTGGATGAAGTGAAGAGCAAGGCAACCATTGAGCGCGAATTCCGCCCAGGGATTGAGACCACTGAGCGCGATTTCCGCTACAAAGGTTGGAAGAAAGCCGTCGCCCGTGCTCAGGCATGGGAAGACCACGAAGAGTAA